The genomic region CTACCTTTTGAGCCTCCTCTGGACAATTTCGATGAGCACAATTTGCAGTCCGCCTTTGTTTTCGTGTCTTCGTTCACTTTGAAATAGTTCCACACGGCTGACTTGTCTCGCCTCGCCTTCTCCCAGCTCTGAGATGCAGCCGGGGCCTGGGGGCAGGCACTCGGCGCCTGTGATTAACCCCTTACATGCCGCTCAAACATAGACAGGTCTCAGACCGTGGTATCGGTCCTCGATATCGGGGAACTTTTCACGAGTACTTTAGAAAATGCGGTATCGAGGCCGATACCAGATACCGGTATCGGTGTATCCCTACCTCAGATTAAATATTTCCCAAAGTAAATTGGACTGAACTGGCCAGTTAAATACACGAGAGGATacgaatagaaaaaaaatatctaaaaacaaagaatgaaaacCAACTATTAATTTAATActtaagtctgtgaaggttctcagtcatccaggtcatcgtagtctaaggagcttggaaagaaaagcgtctggacttcttgagttgcttgaagacgtttcacctctcatccgagaagcttcttcagttctaagggtcaatggtggggagtcccagactTAAaaccagtgggagtttccccccaaagagggacaaaggaccccctgatgatcctctacctaatcacatgagccaaggtgtgaaagcgggtgtgggtcctaatcagccagggtttcgggtgagctcattgtgaaacctggccccaccttatcatgtgatttcctgaggtcagatggcccaggatgtaaATGgtctgagatcccttcccagacgccttaacgcccaatgaaaaaaaacacatcattttctCTCCAGTTACCCTCAGCAGTCCAACAGACCTCCAGCACCAGTAAAACATTAACCAGAAATTGTTTATGGGACATGTGTCGTTATTTATGTTTGTGGAAATgtgcattaaaattaaaataaagatgctGGTGTCTGACGTTACTGACTTCCCAATTGTGTGGCTTCTGGTGTGGCCTTCacaattcaattttcaattcaattttatttgcacagcgacaaatcacaacaatattataaggcagaccctacaataatacatacagagaaaaagcccaacaatcatatgactcccTATGAGTGAGCAGTctggagacagtgggaaggaaaaactcccttttaacaggaagaaacctccagcagaaccaggctcagggaggggcggggccatctgctgcgactggttgggatgagagaaggaagacaggataaagacacgctgtggaagagagacagaggttaataacaggtatgattcaatgGAGAGAGCTGCATTAACACacagtgagcgagaaaggtgactgaagaagaaatacgcattgcatcatgggaatccctcaGCCACATACACCTGTTGCACTACACAACAAATGCAAGCatgtcagttttattcattttatgctCATCTTCGTACAAATTTTAAAGGTAATGCAGGCAAAACTTTGTAAGTATCTGAGTGATTGGATGAAGCGGTTTGATGATGTAACACGctattttagtttaaaatgcTTATAATGTTATGATAAATGGTAGTTTTGTTGTTACTTTTACAATATTATCCATCCTTCAGTTTCAGCGAACATGACAGTTAGCAGTGTAATAATTCCTCTGTGATAAAGAAAAAttagcttgttttctttttgtgtgggaGCTCGCACAGTGTTTCAACTTTACAGCCTTTTAATATGAAAGTCCTGTCAGTACACTTCCTTTTTACATCATTTCACACTTGCCCCGTGAAGGGCAACAGTCTGACGTCTGCTTAGCCAGGAAAGCTTCAGCTTGTTTCTTTCCGCACATCTTCCTCTTCACTGTCGGTGGCTCACAGACATGTTAACAAGCATGGACGTATCAAAACTTTGCTTGATTTTGCTGTTACCACTAGCTGTGTCCCATGATGCTGAAGGTAATACAAGGAAACTATTTTCATTAtgcattattaatatttttaaatttataaccTCCTTGCTTTTAGTTTAAACTAAACACATTATTATGGGATTAAAAAGATGGTTTAACATTCACAAAATATAGAAACTAAAGTCCTCTCTGACACAGGCTGAATCTTGTATTTACCGTATTTTGCTGTCCCTGTTTACAGAGACTGTTGTGAAGACAGTCAGGAGAGAACACGATGTCACTCGGATTTGCAACAAGGAAAGTCAGACTACTATTGTTTTGATTATCTGTAAGATCAAAAGACAGAGGGACACAGGAGGAGAGTGTCATCTGCTGTATCGACACGGAGAGAACGTTACTCAGGAATGTGACCCCAGGTTCtcaataacaaaagaaaatcagactGCCTTTCTGGAGCTGACCAGTTTAACACCAGCTGATAGTGGGAACTTCACCTGTGAGTGTACAAACACTGAAGGGACATATATTGTCCATATCAGTGTCACTGTGGAAGGTAAATGCATTTTGGTTTCTTTATCTGACACAGTTATTCAGCACTGTGTTAGCATTGTATTGACCTGcttatgtgttttttattcttgtaatttgttcatttcttttcttcttattttcacttacagcagtttaaatacTCTCACTGACTCATTTATCAGGTACATCTTTGAACCGAGTTGGACCACCTTCAGCCATCAAACATGTCTTCATTTTTTGTGGCACAACAAGGCGCTAAAAACATTCCTCAAAGATTCTCAAGACATATTGAAATTacatcatcacacagttgctgcagattcgTCAGCTGCTCTTACTTGAAGCAAACTTtccgttccaccacatcccaaaggtgctctgctggattgagatctggtgactgcgcAGGCCGTACATGATTTGAGCGCCGTGACATGGTGTggtatcctgctggaagcagccatcagacgaTGGGTATTTTTTGGGCATAAAGACATGAATGTGGTCAGCAACAACCTTCaggcaggctgtggtgtttaaatgatgctcagtggtTACTACAGGGTCCAAAGTTTGCAAAGAAAATCCTTCACAGagcattacaccaccagcagtctGAACTGTTAGAAATCAACTCATCGGGCAAGGCATCGTTTTTTtagtcttctgttgtccagacttgcaaactgtagcctcagcTTGCTGTTGTTAGAGGACAGCAGTGATATCCAGTGTGGTCCGCTCTGCCTCAAGGTTTGATGTGTAAACAGCATTTTTACCCAGAGAATCacagctcactggatattttctatttttcagaccattgtCTGTGAACAGAGatgattgtgtgggaaaatcccagcagatcagcagtttgtgaagCACTGGGACCAGTAACATGTGCCATGTTGCTCTGTTTGAGCATTGATTTGctgacattttattattttattaacctttatttaaccaggaagatgaAGCTGACATGTGATTGACAAATGAAATGAACACTGAAATATTTGTGTTACACCCTGAACAAGTATACCtcataaagtggccagtgaatgTATATAAGCAGTTGGACCAATTTCAGTTCATAGTAATATTCAGAAAAgatgcaaaagaagaagaagaagacaaaagaaaagagcacatgtacatttatgttttaggatgttatttatatagataATTACAGATTAGTGTTATAATACTATTAGTGCCAACTTCAGTGTCCTTTATTTTGTGAAGAAGCTCTTACAGAAATGAGCAGAAACATTAAATAATCCAGGCAACAGATGGAGAGATTTAAAGATCAATAGAGTGTGTGGGCAGACTGGGTTGAACTTGATTAATACctaaaatatttcacttttctaAAGGATGACGATGAGCCAGATCAGCCCTATACAAACCTTCAGCAGCCATCGAGTGATTCCTACCAGACTATCATCTCAGTGAACCATCAACACAACAACAAGACACGCTCAGCAAGAAGCACAGGAACTGTGGGAGTGGATAATAAAGCtctatgaaacattttaaagtatATAAAACTTTAGGTGACAtactaatataataatattcatATATTATAATAAACGTCCATCTTTTCACACTGGATAGTTGTTTCCCAGTAATGGAGACCATTCAGTCATAATACTCCAACTCAGGCTCTCAgatttaatacaatacaaacacaataaactgtgGCAAACATGACTCTTTGTATCAgactagttttgtttttgaacaaaCATCTCATCATAATTTGAACACAATGTCCATCCAGATAAACAGAGAGATCAGTCTGGCTTAAACAATGTTGGTGGTTTACCTTCTACTGTCCTTCCACTTTTATGCACTTCTATTTTAGACATAGTAAAAGTTTCAGTGTAGACACAAGAGGTGAAATAAGGAGGGTGCAAGTCTTCCTGCTTTCACTATAGTCTACCTCACACTGTCAGCCACAGTTACTTCCTCACCAGCATGACTGCACGGAAACTCTGCTTTCTCCTGCTTCTGCTTGTGGTTTTTAGCAGTGAaggtaaatatatataattaaaaaagaaaagctgtaaaGCCAGGTGTTTAAGAAGAAAGCTTTAGTTAGGTTAGTGAAATAATATATGTGATTGATTTTCCCACAACAACAAATATATAGAAACTATAATCCcgattttgtttcattttaactgGAACAATTTATAGAGACTCTTGTGAAGACAATTGGAAAGAAACCCGATTCCACTCAAATATGCAGCAAAACAACTCTGAATATTACTGTGATGATACTGTGTGAGATCAGCACAGAGAGGAGCCGAGGAGAACAGTGTCGTCTGCTCTATCGTTACGACCGAGGCTTTATTCATGGCTGTGACTCCAGGTTCACACTGATCAAAGAAAATGAGACTGTGTTTCTCCACCTGCTCAACTTAACATCTGAAGACAGTGGGAACTACACCTGTGAGTGTGGATTTCGTGGTGGATTGTATGTTCTCCATCTCAGTGTGACTGTGAGAGgtaaaaacattttctatttATACCCACACCGCAGATTCAAGGTGGATGTTTGGAACTGCGTTAACACTTTCTTTTCTGTCATACATGGTTTGAGGTCGTCATTCCCGCCTGCAGCGGATTAATGAAAGGTTTCAGTCAGGAGATGAACATCTGGAATGTTTTTAAGCTCTTCTTCTGGctaatttgtttaaaatttcattaTAAAACTGCTCCAATCACAACTTTGGTGTTATTTCATCAGTGAAATGTTTGAATGATGCAATTGAAACTCTAATgtaatgaaaagataaacatgTTTTCCACTTTAATATAACAGGTTAATGCAAATTTCGTgacttttcatgttttcaaaatgaagtttttttgtgtgtgtgtggcaacaTTCAACAGACGATGGAGATTCTTCTGGCATGAAGTTCATGGCTACAGTTCCcatcatttctgctgctgcttcactcatCAGTGTGGCTGTGATAACCTGTGGTTACAGCCTGAGGAGAAATCCTCGCAGGTGAAAACTTTTACTGACGCACTTAAACTCATGAAATGACCCTTTGAAATCACTTGAGCACATTACTGCATACAGCAGCCACTGTGGTGTTCAAAGTATCTCATAGGTTCTTTTCAAACACCACACATTAGTTGTAGACATAGCTAGTCTTGTTTTTGAGGTATTTTTCACCCCATGACCTCTGATGTTTTTATCCtaacagagaaaacagatcAGGTCTAACTAACTTAACAGGATCTGAAACTCGCCAGATGTTTGTGAGTTTTCCATAGTTCTGTTTTACACTTAATTGTGCCGAGGCTGCAGTgcattatgtctgtgttttaagctgcactttaattaaatgtaaatgacaGTGTAAATTGTTGTTTAGGACAAAGAGGACCGCTACATGAGCCTTCATCGGCAAAACATCGATGTCTACCAAACTATCTCCTCCGGTCGCCTTCATCATGATGCTGAGGCCACTGCATGTCACAGTCATGTACAATAATAATCAGAGATGGAGTTTTTATCCTGACTACGTGATCTATAAAACTATGATGCTAGACATGCTATCTATAAAAGACACTGACATTTTAACTTGCCAGCATCATGTGTActgttagtttgttttgcactgaaaaaagagaaaaatattaacGTCCAGTAAAACTTGTAATGATGTTGTGAATGAATTGCCTTAATTCATggcttttaacaccatttaatttctgttttttatctggTTTGAACGTTGAAAATCCTGCCACTTGGCTCTGTGGCCTCTGCCACCATTATGGTTTTTGCTATACTGGTCCACTTGATAGTCATATTTGATGatgattttactttattttgagTCATTAGAATCAGAACGGGGgtcaggaaagaagaaaaaagataagcTGGGGAGAAAGTTAAcagaagaagagggaaaaatagagaagaagagaaatagatggagaggaagagagaaaaaatactgaaaatctATTTCATCATCTGCTGAAAAACACAAGGAAAAACCAACACAGTGGGGAACCCACAGCAACAACCAATAATATGCAGTAAGTAGGCTAGTAAGTAGTAGTAAATAATAGATATTAAATGTTACTGAGCAGTAAATGGGCCCAGAGGGCCGAGacctgagggcaccccacccgcAGCACAGGCCCAACAGAGCCAGGGGGCCGGGCCCCACCGAGCAGCCGCCCAGAGTGAGCCACTAAACACAGAGAACCACTAATGCACTGTGGGTGGGGGCACCAGCTACTGGCAGGAAGTGTGGTGGGGGGAAATAATACGTGACTATTTTTATGTGGAGTGGAATTAAACTGCCATAGAATATGCTTGTGGTGGATTTGACTCAACACAAGCGTATTGTCAAAGTGTTCTTTGGCATGCATCGAGACAGTTTCTCAGATACTGAAGTGACTTGAGCAGAGCCAGTTAAAGCCTACTGTGCTTGAGTGGGCAGCTCAAGTTTCCACGTGGAAGGTTTAGTGAGACAAAGACAGGAAGTTAAAGCTGCTGACTAATAATCTGCAGGTTCCTGATTTGAGTCTCTGTTAAGAGGATGGTGTCTCTGAGATAATTGCTTTTGTGCATCGATAAATAAACAgggaaataaaatagaaaaaagcatCCGAGCGGATGTGCACCGATGGTGTGCCCACTGGTCTTAAAGTGCCTTTGCGCCCCTTACCATTTATGGAGGTCCCATTTGGGCACATTGGCATGGACCTATAGTGTACATGGATATTGCTTTGTATTAGTTCTGGTATATTATACAACACAATAACATGATGCAGTGCTGCTGTGCACCATTTCTGCAAAGAGTGTGGTGCAAGCAAggaagataagataactcttgcACAGTCATACCTAGTGCAATAATACAACAAAATTGGAAACTGTCCCACCATAACACAATCATTTAGATACAATATTGGACTTTGTTTACATGTAACTGCACAAATAgaatttagaaatgtaattattgacAAGAGTGAACAACCACTTATAATGTAATCTACAGCTGTGACCAAACAGCTAGATAGAGAATCAGAAGTGTTGTGTTTTctacaaagtttgctgtttcagtgagAGTCATATGTCATATCATTTCAAACAGTGGCGATCCAGAAATGTTGTACAAACGAGTAAGACTAACTACAGACTTTAGCCAAAGTtgttaagttagctaaagagttgggattgTGTGTAAGGCATAAATAAACCTAAAATGCAATGTTTTGGACGTTCTTTGGCAcatttccctactgtaggggtctctgcaagcatacggGGCTCTGAGAGGGAACAAGATGACAACGAGGAATTCTACTGgaaatagggttgccaacttcctgaaaaataaataagggacacctcgtggccagggccaggcgacccagttgtcttcacccttcccagtgtggtgaattttctagctcttttttttaaccatttgacttgaagttgatttaagtagatatGTTCTACTTAAAtcctattctattctttgtgatatgaacacatgtgaaacaaatgatcatttagccatttttttgtagctcaaaatgacaacattaacacagtaaaacaggtctctttcttaaacagaagcctgtcatgcttaacttttgagaatataagtaaatctttctttaaaagaactctgtcctgcttaacttaaaataatagaaaacaatagaaagaaaaatattcttctaacagtgcacatttagtgcatttagtacaattggcttcagttgaggtattatttcagcttttctaatgctaatcagctgctcctgtttgtaaacccgcctgttcccatgattacgcatcttaactcatcatcattattcatctatgtattacttttatgtattagtcatctatttgttgtaatcatctatccttgcagttgtttcttacacaaaataagttatattatcacacttctggccacatagcgctgatattgactgcacatgcccatattaactttttccagccaggtgttttccttttcccattcttccctttctccgaggggaacaaacattgctgctctaatgctgggctcacactgtgcggttttaggcccattttgagccgatttttgagtcgtgcgaccgttttggtgaTCGGACCgttttttggccttcatcgtgcgtcgtgtagtatacgtggggtaacgagaagcgattaacacctcgagcagctcccgatcatcaatcgctcgtgagccgctcacactgctcacgcgcaaacacgtaaacgtcggtgaaaaagacggagcagcgcggctgtgcagcgtgtgatctggacacaagcgatggaggcacaacttgtagaactttggaaagctcatccgagccttttcgatgtggcctcacaaaattatcacgaccacaacaaccgtgaaaatagttggatctacatcgctgctcaatcacagctgcctgatcaatgtttttcattagcaatttagcaaagttgatggtggtggtgtgtctgtgtgagtgaaagacagagagcgacagattttctgctataaccttcattttatggaggcacagtgtgagcactcaggtcgcatcagagcatcgggccgtatagtgtgagacctgcatcgtgacctaccaacttctaacccctgcgagtcaatcgtgcagtttgagcagaagctgaataacgtgactgaaaaaaaaaaatcgcacacTGTTTGCCCAGCATAAAGCTGGGCAAACAGTGTGCGATTGGGTACCTACAGAGCCAGAGTGGACACACCAAGGTTCTTCTTAATGAATGAAAGTCCAAACTCAAACtaggagggaaaaacattttcaagcaACTtcataaaaatccaaagattagaaaaagtgaagcaaaCAATGAGTCCTAGTACAGTCCCAGCACTGACGTTCCCTCTGTCTTTATACTGgatgtgctgcatcactgactgacagctgatgaagaggtctctggaaacactcgtttattctcctctgctcttctccttctcctctgcaggtggagctgatgatggtaaacaggacggtgtgtgtgctgagagaggagcagctgtgtcctgatgatccagagaggttgaagcagcagcagcttgtgtgtagagacgctctgactgggccatgttactgggaggtggagaggagagctcatccagcagtgactgacagaggaatgaagtgcagatgactgtcagtgctgcagagtgaactgctctgagaacagctccactgtcagacacaatgtagagtccagcatcagccctgtgtgtccctctggatctgacagaggatcatcagtgtatctggactgctctgctgctgctctgtccttctacagtctcTGCACAGTCTCTGTCTCACTCTGGAAAGATTTTACAACTTGTTTAATTACAGAACGTTAATATAATATTCAAACATGTGAtcttctctttatttctgaATCTTtaccaaataaagaaaaccaaactAACAAACAGAAGCTGTCGTGTCCTTTTTCACCACATCTGTgaatctttctgtttttttcctcttttcctccttcctgcagctccatcttcatcattCTGTGGTCCAGTATATGTGAACACGTCCAAAGCATCTGAGCCTCATGTTACCCGTTTGTGTGAGTTACGCCTGTCGTTGTGTTGTGGTGTATAAATAAGGGGCAGGAGACAGCGCTGGATCTCTGAGTTCTTTACTCTCAATTTCTGCAACATTCTGCAATATCTAGAAATGCAAAcctgtgagctgtgtgtgttgtgcgtCTGCTCGGCCACCTCTCCTCCGGCCGTGCTGGAAGCAGCTGTGCGGTTTGACAGTTTTATCGACTCGACAATAATCGAACAAATAAATGTTCAAAAATATTCAACTTAAGCACTTCAAAGTCAACAAAAAgcttaaaacaatgaaataatatttcactgacaaaacaaacagctcataagaacgatacacaaaataatacagaaacaaaaaataaaagttattaaCCAGGATCCATGTTTTTGTCACAAACACTGAATCAGCTGATTCACTCTTTATGTTTCTGAGTTTGTTTGTGATTATAGTtctggtttctgtttctgtgtcttcaCTGTGTCCCACGTCTCCTTACTTTGGACTCTGtgttatatttcctgttttactttgacagtcctgTGTTACTGTTTCCTGTCTCATGTGTGTAAttggtcccagctgtgtttccctcctgtctcctGTTCCCTGATTACTAAACTGCGTCCACGCCGCCGGCGCTCCTCTCCACAGCTGGATTCCAGGATTTCAGAGCAtccagctgtggtgagtgatGGAGACACTTTCTCTGCTCCCTCAGTAATCAGGACAGTTTATTGAACATCAGAGGACATAAAGGACTGTTTTTCACCTGCCCGTTCTGAACCTGGACATTAAAGACTGCTGGCTTCAAGGACATTAATCCCAGTGTCAGCCAGCCAATAACAGCCTGTGTTTTTCAGCTCTTTAGGAGTCAGAAATGAGAAAGACACAGACTGCTAACTCTCCCTGCAGGAAATAAGCTCCGCCTCTTCCTGTCCTGTATATGAGATGATTCTGACATGAGACACAATGAGTTTCCTGTTTATTGTGACTTAAAGCGAGCAGCAAAGACACTAAACTGTGTGTTTCCAGCTGAAGCTGCTTTTTGTGTTGCTCCCACAATCCTgtctaaaacagtcagtgaggaAAACTCAGTTTATGTTTTCAAGCTCATTGTGAGAGGGCACATTGTGTTCCTGCAAGTGCTGATTTTGTCTGCATCCCTGAGTTTAGTGAGCTGCCTCCAAGGACTGTTGAAGCCCAGTGTGTTAAGGCTTCATCTCCCAGATGTTTCCACCTTTCCAGCAGAGACGATAAATGTTCCCACAAAGGCTCAAAGACTGTTTGATTTTCTGGAGTGTTGGCCTCAAGAGATTGCTCAGTGAGTACCTGAGTGTTTCGGGAATCGGACACTAACTGGAACTTCAAGTCTTGTTCTGAAGCTGCACATGCAAAGACTGTTTCTGGTTGTAGAGACCTGGCTGTTCCAGGATTGTAacctccccagaggctgagcTGCTGACCTCAGCTGACTCTGGAGCCTTGAAGGTAACTAAGTTTGCACCGCTCGGGTGAGCCATCTCAGCTGCAACAGCCTCCACAGAGAGCTCACGCAAGCTTACCCAGCCTGCTGAGGATTTTATGCTGCTGCAGCCCAAAAtggctaaaatcgcccctgtTAACAAATAACAGCCCaacagtaacttttatgcttattgtagctgttagctaaaaacactAATTTAGCTTAGTTTGCCCTGAATCAGCTTTAACAGACATGATCGACTGTTTCCagttagggttgccaaccgtcccttaaaatacggaatcgtcccgtatttagaaacaaaagtacacgtccgtATTGagtaataagggacgcactttgtcccgtaatacagtgagactcaaaagtagtctataacttttaatggaattaacactttgtttgaaaacataattcccagcccctctcctgctttgtgaccaatgagtgGACAGCACACATTATCCGNNNNNNNNNNNNNNNNNNNNNNNNNNNNNNNNNNNNNNNNNNNNNNNNNNNNNNNNNNNNNNNNNNNNNNNNNNNNNNNNNNNNNNNNNNNNNNNNNNNNtggatgcttaaagcatccacacaataaagaataaagagaaacaggaactcaatagtgtggatgcttaaagcatccacacaataataaaaagaagaagaacaagactGTATAGCAGGGCTCTTATCCAGGAAGGGAGATCAACAAACTCAAAAGAAACTCCGAATTGATAAACGCTGAGCGTccagaacagctgatcagagttAGTTTAATCAACTCTGAGTATGCCCACCCTGAGGTAAGCACGTGCGTgataccatttttttttaacccaatcCAAAATCCAAAAGCCTATGATTCACCATGGAAACCGGGCAGAGAAAACGCTCGGCTTACTTCACCCCACTTGAAATAGATATTCTGCTGAGTGTATATGGAGAGTACGAACACATTTTTAGCAAGAAAGGCAACACGGCTGCAGCAGCAAAGGAGAGAGAACTGGCGTGGGAGAGAATTGCAGCGCGTGTAAATGCGTGAGTTGAAACGGTAAATACTAGTCAATACAATCC from Astatotilapia calliptera chromosome 23, fAstCal1.2, whole genome shotgun sequence harbors:
- the LOC113016396 gene encoding uncharacterized protein LOC113016396 isoform X1, producing MTARKLCFLLLLLVVFSSEETLVKTIGKKPDSTQICSKTTLNITVMILCEISTERSRGEQCRLLYRYDRGFIHGCDSRFTLIKENETVFLHLLNLTSEDSGNYTCECGFRGGLYVLHLSVTVRDDGDSSGMKFMATVPIISAAASLISVAVITCGYSLRRNPRRENRSGLTNLTGSETRQMFDKEDRYMSLHRQNIDVYQTISSGRLHHDAEATACHSHVQ
- the LOC113016396 gene encoding uncharacterized protein LOC113016396 isoform X2; this encodes MTARKLCFLLLLLVVFSSEETLVKTIGKKPDSTQICSKTTLNITVMILCEISTERSRGEQCRLLYRYDRGFIHGCDSRFTLIKENETVFLHLLNLTSEDSGNYTCECGFRGGLYVLHLSVTVRDDGDSSGMKFMATVPIISAAASLISVAVITCGYSLRRNPRRTKRTAT